The sequence below is a genomic window from Nocardia fluminea.
GCAGACCGGCTTCTACGACGGCGGTTACGACGCCTACCTCGCCGAACGGGAGATCGCCCGCAAGCACGCCCGCGAGGCCTACGACGAATTCGCCGACACCAAGGCCGGTTTGGAGTCACGCGCGCAGATGCAGCGCAACTGGCTCGAGCACGGCGTGCGCAACGCCCGCCGCAAGGGCAAGAACGACTCCGACAAGATGGGCCGCAAGACCCGCGCGGAATCCACCGAGAAGCAGGCCGCCAAGGCCCGCCAGACCCAGCGCCGGATCGAGCGCCTCGACGTGGTCGACGAGCCGCGCAAGGAGTGGGAACTGCGGATGGAGATCGCGACCGCCCCACGCAGCGGCGCGGTGGTGGCGACCGCCAACAACGCCACTCTCACACGCGGCGAATTCACCCTCGGCCCCATCACCACCCAGATCGACTGGGCCGACCGGATCGTGCTCACCGGCGCCAACGGCTCGGGCAAGTCGACCCTGCTCGGTCTGCTCCTCGGCAAGATCGCGCCCGATTCCGGTTCGGCCGCGCTGGGTTCCGGTGTCGAGATCGGCGAGGTCGACCAGGCCCGTGGACTGTTCAGGGGCGACGACGCGCTGGCCGACACGTTCGCCGCGGCGATGCCCGACTGGCCCGACGCCGAAGTCCGCACGTTGCTGGCCAAGTTCGGCCTGCGCGGGCCGCACGTGACCCGCGCCTGCGACACCCTGTCCCCCGGCGAACGCACCCGCGCCGCACTGGCCCTGCTCCAGGCGCGCGGGGTGAACCTGCTGGTCCTCGACGAGCCGACCAACCACCTGGACCTGCCCGCCATCGAACAGCTCGAGCAGGCCGTCGAATCGTTCACCGGCACGTTGATTCTGGTGACCCACGATCGCCGGATGCTGGATTCTGTTCGTGCGACCCGTCGTTGGCACATGTCCGGTGGGCTTCTCAGCGAGGAATAGACGCATGGACTACGCACTGGGTATCGACACCCGAATCACGCTGCTCGTCACCGGATTCCTCTTCCTGAGCGCCTTGCTGCTCGGGGTGTGGAAATACCACGGCATCAGGGTCGACGGCGCGGCGCACGTCTATGTCGACATCGCCCACCGCGCCGCGCTGATGTACTCCTTCGCGGGAATCCTGCTCGCGGTGTTCACCGAGCTCAGCGCCTGGCCGACGATCGTCAATCTGACGGCCGACCTGGTGGTGCTCGCGTTCTTCGCCGGTGCGATCGCCAGTTACGTCCTGCACGGTCTGCGCC
It includes:
- a CDS encoding ABC-F family ATP-binding cassette domain-containing protein, which translates into the protein MFADLDFTLAPGDVIGLVGVNGAGKSTLLRMLAEREPGEGTIALSPPDATVGYLTQEPERIEGETVLEFLARRTGVAHAQQVMDAAAERLGDGGDDDYSPALEHWLALGGADLDQRAEEVAADLGLTHGLAGGLDTPMTGLSGGQAARAGLASVLLSRFDILLLDEPTNDLDLDGLDRLERFVTGVRVPLMVISHDREFLARTVNSVLELDLAQQQTGFYDGGYDAYLAEREIARKHAREAYDEFADTKAGLESRAQMQRNWLEHGVRNARRKGKNDSDKMGRKTRAESTEKQAAKARQTQRRIERLDVVDEPRKEWELRMEIATAPRSGAVVATANNATLTRGEFTLGPITTQIDWADRIVLTGANGSGKSTLLGLLLGKIAPDSGSAALGSGVEIGEVDQARGLFRGDDALADTFAAAMPDWPDAEVRTLLAKFGLRGPHVTRACDTLSPGERTRAALALLQARGVNLLVLDEPTNHLDLPAIEQLEQAVESFTGTLILVTHDRRMLDSVRATRRWHMSGGLLSEE